The following are from one region of the Halictus rubicundus isolate RS-2024b chromosome 15, iyHalRubi1_principal, whole genome shotgun sequence genome:
- the Atg2 gene encoding autophagy-related 2 isoform X2, with protein sequence MSWLGCLPWSQGIKKRACRYLLQRYLGQFLEEKLTLDQLSVDLYNGTGRVTNVSLDVQALNEMGEQQNLPLEFIDGFIAEMSMSIPWSALLSEATYVEVTSLRLTVQPRQRTESGTSMFESMWSSMTSSMQLAQECLQEDASNAGNSQPLEGIELFAQTIDSILCRVKVRFIDTIIRLEHVPLDSSTGVAIEMYIKNLEYSDEAGLDPSSTSLDPSQATKSYIVSAFTTKRFYVDGVSFYTDEFPSRARTFSRSLITTSRGSTPDSKNSDGQFSSAQISPVQNTQTPPEGNILNNLSGSNPIMFAKLAGRQEIRLKLKQGEGVSGPKVELEVTLGSFTSFLSPRQMHVLLELGHGLASPDIEDISNVAPRTCTEKPMAGSDFNRVERELIHQICPTQGLRTMDLRHTQGWSTASLDESDNEDEFLPMRLPGSSTMSDSIASSNTSMDRSISASSISSKTSASNVPKQRKHRHSVDNGPSAETSHFHVRVSSIAVILLHEDILTTCVDGGGLTCSSIQQMKNSADEFFKQLGLFAAGGYGNKDFDKASKLLLDACHLSHIRLLAAPLVIEGREKTITLSSIISGTLTLASLEIVECLIDSNSSSSKGTSPTEYVELLNFKKENSTNHGFANKTDFKMKFKYVEDAHSARHAQLMKYTHPCTEIDIELEPCKSEVDITIVDRICALLNPQPICVCNPVSKNKNTNQQTLFYQAVENPTSSNFAAVINVSSTQCTIKLRFPIPDLRPLHDMNRAPWWKRSVRTDYMILKLKDAQIHSTVKIHPHSVVKHEVQFRKMLLSYVETDTDMPINIGKVTTDEKNNASCQQVNEGFGWARVVITIYPQRLTSQLEDSSDGETDSSLDETLENTPKQQPSPFSSNRVIHESDTPHSRSHGQGEKDDSEHREGEELIIPGSREEMLEFMDEVIRGSKIQVEINFPCVSVQIPSKHLYELLFNRFNTDLFLWEPSAPRPKYSSHMESYIGLDLASTLLQESAYPRFTTCKSGIQYDSESESDSDGIFHSAADKSYKQHPSKSSRNGQSELALILNIDQGCLCMFTPVRDSMCNVIPGQQGELLIRLEDATIFSVPAYKGNSNLGYMCAMIREVSLDHYGLMTTPSQPPPLRRINSDTPLHYKKAIYKSEPEANVMGTGNNDKDMLMLAIRIQTAHQTHRIKTFRVAVGISNATLRHRVCTTGTSWFKQLTDCLDVTHHPVAGYCPPGILTELHLHLWNCAIDYRPVYLPLRAMVTLGNFSVSSNIAAQTNTSTLRFIADDIALFISNKLEKTVNIKRDYVCVMDVGLLELSLRLNDKMCGGAPRVDLRASNNVLHVRTCSDSGRALIQLLTYFASDGDLAPNTESMESITVPSSGDEESLLGDECINMLTKSQEERVNSLMEEAMEETVKGTRANVDDKTMIAENRVEVFFFPDEPHPPSQTVPEMYKSPEQCAKPECNMEADDPNEDFCILGEEAGTGIMPRHGVPEVRWLCLESLRIIDNHFSVPLGRTDLLKAPRHFPAPILRYTLCEMSLVWHMYGGRDFDSSPPIKKQVTINDNIIRPNTAAQERSPWCDSVTFNKSNPNEIHFGSVPNSPRGKVFKEVTEWQAMGGPGRQHDVLMELQLDKVRFQHEVYPDDTVEAARQILLVNEIEIRDRLASSQINKFLYQYSSESNPKQSHANMFAMKVVHVRPDPRLCAQECCLKLSLLPLRLNIDQDSLLFLIEFFNELSSDSKQTTENSNTPNNPQSSPVSKQGTPTHYPPVMSVSDSTPNALLSTNTSETEAINPNLLLLLEDELMIKENKTKVKATQEVHEDCQPIYFRSVIFSPEVLVRLDYHGKRVDLTHGPLAGLLMGLAQLNCSELRLKRLTHRHGLLGFDKLITFMLSEWLQDIKKNQLPSLLGGVGPIHSLVQLFQGIRDLFWLPIEQYQKDGRIIRGLQRGANSFTTSTAMAALELTSKLIHAIQSTAETTYDMVSPGPSVRRQIKGQKGRRKRYSQPLDIREGMANAYTLVKEGLGETANQLVRVASEEHEQKGVSGAVGGVLRQIPPTVVKPIILATEATSNVLGGMQSQLVPDARREAAQKWRQDSNEN encoded by the exons ATGTCTTGGTTGGGATGTTTACCTTGGTCACAGGGGATCAAAAAACGGGCCTGCAGATATCTTCTACAACGATATCTTGGTCAATTTCTCGAGGAGAAGTTGACATTGGATCAGCTCTCTGTAGATCTTTATAATGGAACTGGTCGTGTAACCAATGTCAGCCTTGATGTACAG GCACTCAATGAAATGGGAGAACAACAAAATCTCCCTTTGGAATTCATTGATGGTTTTATAGCAGAGATGTCCATGAGTATACCATGGTCAGCTTTGTTGAGCGAAGCGACTTACGTGGAGGTAACCAGTCTCAGATTAACCGTTCAACCTAGACAAAGAACAGAAAGCGGAACATCAATGTTCGAGTCTATGTGGAGTTCGATGACGTCCAGCATGCAGCTTGCACAAGAATGTTTGCAAGAAGATGCTAGTAATGCTGGGAATTCTCAGCCATTGGAAGGAATAGAACTGTTTGCACAAACAATAGACTCAA ttttatgCAGGGTGAAAGTGAGATTTATAGATACCATAATACGTTTAGAACATGTGCCACTAGATTCTTCCACAGGAGTTGCGATAGAAATGTATATAAAAAACCTGGAATATTCGGATGAAGCAGGCTTGGACCCAAGTAGCACTTCGTTAGATCCCAGTCAGGCAACAAAGAGTTATATTGTGTCAGCATTCACTACAAAACGCTTCTATGTGGATGGAGTGTCTTTTTATACAGATGAATTTCCATCTCGAGCAAGAACTTTCTCTAGAAGTTTAATAACAACGAGTAGGGGTTCCACACCAGATTCTAAA AATTCAGATGGTCAATTTTCTTCAGCACAAATATCTCCAGTTCAAAATACCCAAACTCCTCCAGAGGGAAATATTCTTAATAACTTAAGtggatccaatcctataatgtttGCTAAGTTGGCAGGCAGACAAGAAATAAGATTGAAGTTGAAACAAGGGGAAGGTGTTTCAGGGCCAAAG GTAGAATTAGAAGTAACTCTGGGATCTTTTACTTCGTTCCTAAGCCCTCGACAGATGCATGTTTTATTGGAATTAGGGCATGGATTAGCGTCTCCAGACATAGAAGACATTAGTAACGTTGCACCAAGAACATGCACTGAGAAACCTATGGCTGGCAGCGATTTTAATCGCGTAGAACGAGAACTTATCCATCAAATATGCCCAACGCAAGGACTGCGTACTATG GATTTAAGACATACACAGGGCTGGTCAACAGCATCTTTGGATGAGTCGGATAACGAGGATGAGTTCCTACCAATGCGGTTACCAGGATCTTCTACAATGAGCGATTCTATCGCAAGCAGTAATACTAGTATGGATAGAAGCATATCCGCCAGTAGTATTAGCTCGAAAACCTCGGCTTCAAATGTACCAAAGCAGCGCAAACATAGACATAGTGTTGACAATGGCCCCTCTGCTGAAACTTCTCATTTCCATGTGAGAGTATCTTCCATAGCTGTAATTCTGTTACACGAAGATATATTGACGACGTGTGTCGATGGTGGTGGTCTAACGTGTTCTAGTATACAGCAAATGAAAAATTCCGCAGATGAATTTTTTAAGCAGCTAGGACTGTTTGCAGCTGGTGGATACGGAAATAAAGATTTCGACAAGGCATCTAAATTGCTCTTAGACGCTTGTCACTTGAGTCACATTAG GTTGCTTGCTGCACCTCTAGTGATAGAAGGAAGGGAAAAGACTATTACATTGTCTTCTATAATATCAGGAACGTTGACTTTAGCTAGCTTAGAAATTGTGGAATGTTTAATCGATTCAAACAGTTCCAGTTCTAAAGGAACATCTCCGACGGAATATGTAGAACTGCTTAACTTTAAAAAAGAGAACTCGACGAATCATGGTTTTGCTAATAAAACAGacttcaaaatgaaatttaaatatgtgGAAGATGCTCATAGCGCTAGACATGCCCAATTAATGAAATACACGCATCCTTGTACAGAAATTGA CATTGAATTGGAGCCATGCAAAAGCGAAGTAGATATAactattgtggataggatatgtgctTTACTTAATCCACAACCCATATGCGTTTGTAATCCAGTATCGAAAAACAAGAACACC AATCAACAAACTTTGTTTTATCAAGCCGTGGAAAATCCAACGTCATCAAACTTTGCAGCTGTTATAAATGTATCTTCGACGCAGTGTACAATAAAACTAAG gtTTCCAATACCAGATTTAAGACCACTGCACGATATGAATCGGGCACCGTGGTGGAAAAGATCAGTAAGAACGGATTACatgattttgaaattgaaaGATGCGCAAATACATTCTACCGTGAAGATTCATCCTCACTCTGTGGTAAAACACGAGGTTCAATTCCGGAAGATGCTTCTTTCATACGTGGAAACGGACACGGACATGCCGATAAATATAGGCAAAGTTACTACAGATGAGAAAAACAATGCATCCTGTCAGCAAGTCAACGAAGGCTTCGGCTGGGCTAGAGTGGTTATCACGATTTATCCGCAGCGTTTGACTAGTCAGTTGGAAGATAGTTCCGATGGTGAAACGGATTCAAGCCTGGACGAAACTTTAGAGAATACGCCTAAGCAGCAACCATCACCGTTCAGTTCCAACCGGGTGATACATGAATCCGATACACCTCATTCTAGATCCCACGGACAGGGTGAGAAAGATGATTCGGAACACAG AGAAGGGGAAGAATTAATCATACCAGGCAGCCGAGAAGAAATGCTAGAGTTTATGGATGAAGTCATTCGAGGGTCTAAGATTCAAGTGGAGATCAACTTTCCATGCGTCTCTGTCCAGATACCGTCTAAGCATCTTTATGAATTACTTTTTAATAGATTCAACACCGATCTGTTTTTATGGGAACCTTCAGCGCCGAGACCAAAGTACAGTTCACATATGGAAAGTTATATTGGTCTTGATTTGGCATCTACTCTGTTGCAAGAGTCAGCTTATCCCAG ATTCACTACTTGTAAAAGTGGCATTCAATATGATTCCGAGTCGGAGTCAGACTCGGACGGCATATTTCACTCTGCAGCCGATAAAAGTTATAAACAACACCCGAGCAAGTCGTCAAGAAATGGTCAGAGTGAACTAGCACTAATTTTGAATATAGATCAAGGCTGCCTCTGCATGTTCACTCCTGTTCGCGACTCGATGTGCAATGTTATACCCGGTCAACAGGGGGAATTGTTAATAAGATTGGAAGACGCGACGATATTTTCAGTGCCTGCCTACAAAGGGAACTCGAATTTGGGTTACATGTGTGCCATGATAAGAGAGGTGTCTTTGGATCATTACGGATTAATGACCACTCCTTCGCAACCACCTCCACTGAGACGTATTAATAGCGATACCCCGCTACATTATAAAAAGGCTATATATAAAAGCGAGCCAGAAGCAAACGTAATGGGAACAGGCAACAATGATAAAGATATGCTAATGCTTGCTATTCGAATACAAACAGCTCATCAGACTCATCGTATAAAA ACTTTTAGAGTGGCAGTAGGCATATCGAATGCAACACTCAGGCATAGAGTGTGCACTACTGGTACATCATGGTTTAAGCAGCTGACAGACTGCTTGGACGTAACTCATCACCCAGTTGCTGGATATTGTCCTCCGGGGATATTAACGGAGCTGCATTTACACCTTTGGAATTGTGCAATCGATTATAG ACCGGTATATTTACCACTCAGAGCAATGGTGACTCTCGGCAACTTTAGCGTATCCAGTAACATCGCTGCGCAGACAAATACATCGACGTTACGTTTCATAGCGGACGATATTGCCTTATTTATCTCGAACAAGCTTGAAAAAACCGTGAACATAAAGCGAGATTACGTGTGCGTTATGGATGTAGGCTTACTCGAGTTGTCTTTGAGATTAAACGATAAAATGTGTGGTGGGGCACCCAGAGTAGATCTAAGAGCTAGCAACAATGTTCTCCATGTACGAACGTGTTCGGATTCCGGCCGTGCTCTTATTCAATTGTTGACATACTTCGCCAGCGATGGAGACCTGGCACCGAACACAGAGAGCATGGAAAGTATCACGGTGCCAAGCTCTGGAGATGAGGAAAGTCTTCTAGGGGACGAATGTATCAATATGTTGACCAAGAGTCAAGAAGAGCGTGTAAACAGTTTAATGGAGGAAGCGATGGAAGAGACTGTGAAAG GGACGCGTGCAAACGTGGATGATAAAACAATGATAGCCGAAAATCGAGTAGAGGTGTTCTTTTTTCCTGACGAACCCCATCCGCCGTCACAAACAGTACCTGAAATGTATAAAAGCCCCGAACAATGTGCCAAGCCGGAATGCAATATGGAGGCTGATGACCCTAACGAGGACTTTTGTATATTAGGAGAAGAGGCTGGCACGGGGATCATGCCTAGGCATGGGGTACCGGAAGTTCGTTGGCTGTGTTTAGAATCTTTAAGGATAATAGACAACCACTTTTCGGTTCCGCTCGGTAGAACAGATTTACTCAAAGCGCCTAGACATTTTCCTGCTCCCATTTTAAGGTATACTCTCTGTGAAATGTCACTGGTTTGGCACATGTACGGCGGAAGGGATTTTGATAGCTCGCCACCGATCAAGAAACAAGTTACTATTAACGATAACATAATTCGTCCTAATACAGCAGCCCAAGAACG ATCTCCTTGGTGCGACAGTGTTACTTTTAACAAATCCAATCCGAATGAAATACATTTTGGTAGCGTGCCAAATTCACCGCGAGGAAAGGTTTTTAAAGAAGTTACGGAATGGCAAGCAATGGGAGGTCCAGGACGGCAACACGATGTCCTAATGGAACTACAGTTAGACAAAGTGCGCTTTCAACACGAGGTCTATCCAGATGACACCGTAGAAGCAGCAAGACAAATATTGCTAGTAAACGAGATAGAAATTAGGGATAGGCTGGCATCCTCGCAGATCAACAAATTCTTGTACCAATATAGTAGCGAATCAAATCCAAAACAGTCCCATGCGAACATGTTTGCTATGAAAGTAGTCCATGTTAGACCGGACCCACGATTATGTGCTCAAGAATGTTGTTTAAAGCTCAGCCTACTGCCATTGCGTCTAAACATAGACCAAGACAGCCTATTGTTCTTGATAGAGTTCTTCAACGAATTGAGTAGCGATTCGAAGCAGACTACCGAGAATTCTAATACACCTAACAACCCTCAATCTTCTCCGGTGTCTAAGCAAGGAACGCCAACCCACTATCCGCCAGTCATGAGCGTGAGCGACTCTACGCCTAATGCTCTGTTGTCAACGAATACCTCGGAAACCGAAGCTATCAATCCGAATCTGTTATTACTGTTGGAAGACGAGCTAATGATCAAAGAGAATAAAACAAAAGTGAAAGCAACGCAAGAAGTTCACGAAGATTGTCAGCCAATATATTTTAG GAGTGTAATATTTTCCCCCGAAGTCCTTGTTAGATTAGATTATCATGGGAAGCGTGTAGATCTCACTCATGGACCGTTAGCGGGCCTCCTAATGGGACTGGCACAGCTGAACTGTTCTGAATTAAGACTGAAAAGATTGACACATCGACATGGACTTCTGGGATTCGATAAGCTCATCACATTTATGCTTTCCGAGTGGTTAcaagatattaaaaagaatcAACTACCAAGTTTGCTTGGCGGTGTAGGTCCTATACACTCGTTGGTACAATTAT TTCAAGGGATACGAGATCTCTTTTGGTTGCCCATTGAACAGTACCAGAAAGATGGAAGAATCATTAGGGGCCTGCAACGGGGTGCAAACAGCTTCACCACGTCCACGGCAATGGCAGCATTAGAATTAACTTCTAAGTTGATACACGCAATACAAAGCACCGCTGAAACAACTTACGACATGGTCAGTCCTGGGCCCAGTGTTAGGCGACAAATTAAAGGGCAGAAAGGACGTCGAAAGAGATATAGTCAACCATTGGACATTCGAGAAGGAATGGCTAACGCTTATACGCTAGTAAAAGAG GGCTTGGGAGAAACAGCAAATCAGTTAGTCCGTGTGGCTAGCGAAGAACACGAGCAAAAGGGAGTTTCTGGCGCAGTTGGTGGCGTTTTACGACAAATACCACCGACGGTCGTGAAGCCAATTATTTTGGCCACCGAAGCCACTAGTAACGTTTTAGGCGGTATGCAGTCGCAATTGGTGCCTGATGCGAGGCGAGAAGCGGCTCAAAAGTGGCGGCAAGATTCTAATGAGAATTGA